The nucleotide window CGCTTGGAAGCAGCATCAAAACGACCTAGTGAGACGGCGAGCTGGCCTTTATATACATCGGGAGCCGCCGCTCGTTTCGTGTTATGGGCAGTCTTAAGGAAATGACCGTGTCAGATTTCGGGAAGGAGGAGGGGGGAGGGCTTGCCGATGTCGTTCGTTCGTGCTTGTCGAACATCAAGCAGAACGTGATACGGGGGGCCGGATTACTTATAGTCGGCCCTCGTTTCGCAGCCTCGTCAGACCGCTTCAAAGAGTACACGTCCGCCGAACTGTACGCTGATTTATTTTCCCTTACAAAAGCGGGAGGCGTTTCGCGTGGCTATATATTTAGTCTCGTGTAGCAATACCACTACGCTCTAGCCCTGGGTTTGTTAGGTTGtctttttatatatttctttttcgcactgGCGAATCTGGAGTGCACGATCAGAATTTTTCATTTGGTGTCCCTGTTCCCAGTTCTTCTTTCTCTATTTAGCGCCGAGTCATCAAAAACGTCTCTTTCGTTTTGTGTGTGTGGCGGCGCCGCCACACGAGCGAATACGCATGCATTTTGGCGCGTTTGGGATTTAAGTAAATGTGTGATTTACGTTGGTCAGATTGGTCTGAGAAAATAaaggggagggagggggagacttgtcttttatttttatttcgctTTTTCTTGTTAGAAACGAAATCAATAATGGGTGAAGTTGGGCTCGCGGAGTGCAGACCTTGGTTTTATCTTACGCTCTGTAGCCCCCGAAAAAGTTGCTGCTCTCGATCAAAATGCTAATGAGTGGTCGTTCTATCTGTGCCTCTTCTATAATAGGTGCCGTCGTTCTTCTGAAGGCGTGCCTGCCGACTGGAAGTTAGACCTAGACGTCGGCTCGTGATGGAACCCGGCACGACGACGCCCCCTCCGCTGTGGAGGGACCCGCCGCTCCGGAGACGAGCGCGCACGGGGCTCGGTCGCTGGACGGCCCCCGCCGGCGTCCGGCCCACAACGCCGTCCCTGAACGTGGCGCTTGTGCTTCTAGTTTTGGCGCCGCTGCTAGACCTTGCGTGCGGGCAGCGCACAAATTCGAGTGAGTCGTACATtcgtccccccctcccccttttttgtgcATAATGAATGGGTCACCCTTAAATAAAAGCTCGAAACTTAGGCCTAAACTACCTTCGTCATTGTGGAAGGCGACATATAGAGTGAAAAAACTGATTCGAAGTAATCCTACCCCATGCAGGGATCCTATCTTTCAACACTGCAGTTGGCAGATTCGGCATTTGTTCCATTTTGGGGAAAGGGCGTCGCCCTGTATGCACACGAGATATAATGTCAATGGTGGGCACGATGGTATACTGTTGTCAGGTCTTGTTTACGCTtctgtgcaattgtcaattgatTTTTGTTCTCTCGCTCTATTTCACTTTTCGTCTGTTGCACCTGTGGCAGTGTCCCTATCTTGTGTTTGTACAGGCCGACTTCTCCACTTAGTATTACACAGTCTTTACTTCGCTTAGTCTGCCACATTTGTTTATACGACAGGAGCATAGTAATTTAAAGCAGAACTACATTAGCCAAGGTGACTAAACACTTAAAGAAGGAAGACCCAACACAGCAGCCACAACTTGATTAAGCGAACGTGCGTTCCACTATACCACTCGGAAGGTCTTCAATTGCTACTTTTTAAATGAAATGTTGGGCACATGTTCGTAGTAATGACTTTTCTAGAAATAATCCCCACCGTGTTCTTGGAATTGTGGAAATAATTCTTTAAAAAAAGTTTTCATTTCCGTTACTCACGACGTTCTTCCCGCAGCAGCACTCAGTAAATGTTGTATTGTTGTTTCGACTTTCATTCGTCCATTTTTACCTCAAAATATACGTGGAATGATCTAGTAAGGCGCTTCTAGTATAGGCGCCGCTGCTAAACCTTGTGTGTGGGCAGCGCACAAATTCCAGTGAGTCGTACATCCGTCCCTCTTTCAGTGCGTATCGAATGGGTCACGCTTAAATCAAACAAACTTACGGTGTAATCCATTACGCTTACTAGATCGCGTAATGCACTGCGCTTACTGGATCATTCCACGCTTACGTAGAACGATCTAGTAAGAGAGCGAGCCGATCTGATCGAGTGCCTAACGAAGTGGTCTCGCTCTTAGGTCCGCGGCCCCAGCAGCGGTTCGCCATCGAGCCGACGGACCGGTCGGCCATCTTGGGCGACACTATCGTGCTCGCGTGTCGCGTCATCGACAAGGCCGGCACGCTCCAGTGGACCAGAGACGGCTTTGGCCTCGGCAGTGACCGCGACCTTTCGGGTTTTCCAAGGTACTCTATGGTTGGAAGCGACGACGAAGGTACGTGGCTGACTCACTGACTCaccgactgattgattgattgattgattgattgattgattgattgattgattgattgattgattgattgtgagtgagtgagtaagtgcctgtgtttttgtttgtgtttgtgcgCGCGTTATCTTGTTAGTTTTTGATATCGGTAAAATGCACAATAAGAAAGAAACCTTTTTACGACTTTCATTTTAGTGCAAGTTCACCGTTAGTTGTTTTACTTAATTTGCGTCTGTATTGTCTAGACTAAAAAGCTGCAGTAGCTTAAATGAGTATAATATTGAAAACCTAACGACTTAGTTTGTTTTGCTTGAATTGGTGTCAGTTCATTGCTCGTGACTCCGCCATATAGAGTGACGCTCAGGGGTTTCACAACTCGTTCCTCGTTCTCTTTCAGGCGATTTTTCGCTTCAGATCGGTAGCGTAAGCCTGGAAGACGATGCCACCTTTCAGTGCCAAGTCGGCGCCGTCGAAGGCGTGAAGGGCATCCGATCAAGGAGCGCGCCTCTGACCGTATTCGGTGAGTTCTTTTCTCCTTATTTACCATGACAGTGTAACAGTCGTCTTAGTTTATAAATGAGCAAATTCATTAATGATGACACTAATGGAATTGGGAATTCATCGTAATATGTTCATTATTAAAGATGAAAATAATCGACGTCATTGTTTATCGCTTCTCAGAATTGCATTACTGTTATGACGTCGCGACGTCA belongs to Rhipicephalus microplus isolate Deutch F79 unplaced genomic scaffold, USDA_Rmic scaffold_242, whole genome shotgun sequence and includes:
- the LOC142792747 gene encoding irregular chiasm C-roughest protein-like translates to MEPGTTTPPPLWRDPPLRRRARTGLGRWTAPAGVRPTTPSLNVALVLLVLAPLLDLACGQRTNSSPRPQQRFAIEPTDRSAILGDTIVLACRVIDKAGTLQWTRDGFGLGSDRDLSGFPRYSMVGSDDEGDFSLQIGSVSLEDDATFQCQVGAVEGVKGIRSRSAPLTVFGEFFSPYLP